A window of Corallococcus macrosporus DSM 14697 contains these coding sequences:
- a CDS encoding DUF2169 family type VI secretion system accessory protein — translation MGHPTLENKTPFAFDMMGLADEDGSSLLLLVVKATYAFGPSGLKLADEQVPVTWGGESWGKPGESSDRYEPESAFIKLATDVALIGHAYPPQKGATEALVALQVGPLKKAVRVVGDRTWFKSMGRVAATKPLPFDKIPLTWERAFGGWDKTDAAKPAFEPRNPVGVGFRASPRHFEEGLKLPNLEDPTTEPLRDFGQKVVPTGFGFTAPHWQPRARYGGTYDDAWDKTRKPLLPKDFDRRFFNAAAPGLIAPGYLKGDEPVIIAGASPKGRLSFALPGQAAPVVTVALAGGEDATPPMHLDTVALDTDAEQVTLLWRGHVTLGEGLHDVRGLKVTAQGVAAPKAA, via the coding sequence ATGGGACACCCCACCCTCGAGAACAAGACGCCCTTCGCCTTCGACATGATGGGCCTCGCCGACGAGGACGGGAGCTCCCTGCTGCTGCTCGTCGTGAAGGCCACGTATGCCTTCGGGCCCTCCGGACTGAAGCTCGCCGACGAGCAAGTCCCGGTGACGTGGGGCGGTGAGTCCTGGGGCAAGCCCGGCGAGTCCAGCGACAGATACGAACCCGAGAGCGCCTTCATCAAGTTGGCCACGGACGTGGCGCTGATTGGCCATGCCTACCCGCCCCAGAAGGGCGCCACCGAGGCGCTGGTTGCGCTCCAGGTCGGGCCGCTGAAGAAGGCCGTGCGCGTCGTGGGTGACCGGACCTGGTTCAAGAGCATGGGCCGTGTCGCGGCCACCAAACCGCTCCCGTTCGACAAAATCCCGCTCACGTGGGAGCGCGCGTTCGGCGGCTGGGACAAGACAGACGCCGCGAAGCCTGCCTTCGAGCCACGCAACCCCGTAGGGGTGGGCTTTCGCGCCAGCCCTCGCCACTTCGAGGAGGGCCTGAAGCTGCCCAACCTGGAGGACCCCACCACTGAGCCGCTGCGCGACTTCGGCCAGAAGGTGGTGCCCACGGGCTTCGGCTTCACCGCTCCCCACTGGCAGCCACGGGCGAGGTACGGCGGCACCTACGACGACGCCTGGGACAAGACGCGCAAGCCCCTGCTGCCCAAGGACTTCGACCGGCGGTTCTTCAACGCCGCCGCGCCGGGGCTCATCGCTCCCGGATACCTGAAGGGAGACGAGCCGGTCATCATCGCCGGCGCCTCGCCCAAGGGCCGGCTGTCCTTCGCGCTTCCCGGACAGGCCGCTCCGGTCGTCACCGTGGCGCTCGCGGGCGGCGAGGACGCAACGCCTCCGATGCATCTGGACACCGTCGCCCTGGACACGGACGCGGAGCAGGTGACGCTCCTCTGGCGTGGGCACGTCACCCTGGGCGAGGGCCTCCATGATGTGCGGGGTCTGAAGGTCACCGCCCAGGGCGTGGCCGCGCCCAAGGCTGCCTGA
- a CDS encoding DUF4150 domain-containing protein encodes MPVNTGVNKMSVVTKDSGGVTVAFPDVCKTPSPAGPVPIPYPNVAQSSDTDKGTKKVSVAGNPVCVKDSNFKMSTGDEAGTAGGGVVSGKTKGKAEFVNFSFDVKFEGKNVARAFDLMLHNDKNTPPFPVMQGPVIAMGGNEGKPKCLVCDKEV; translated from the coding sequence ATGCCTGTCAATACCGGTGTGAACAAGATGTCCGTGGTGACGAAGGACAGTGGCGGCGTCACCGTGGCCTTCCCGGACGTGTGCAAGACGCCCAGCCCGGCCGGGCCCGTGCCCATCCCCTACCCCAACGTGGCCCAGTCCTCCGACACCGACAAGGGCACGAAGAAGGTCTCCGTCGCCGGCAACCCGGTGTGCGTCAAGGACTCCAACTTCAAGATGAGCACCGGCGACGAGGCCGGCACCGCGGGCGGCGGCGTGGTCTCCGGCAAGACGAAGGGCAAGGCCGAGTTCGTCAACTTCTCCTTCGACGTGAAGTTCGAAGGGAAGAACGTGGCGCGCGCCTTTGACCTGATGCTCCACAACGACAAGAACACGCCGCCATTCCCTGTCATGCAGGGCCCTGTCATCGCCATGGGTGGCAATGAAGGCAAGCCCAAGTGCCTTGTCTGCGATAAAGAGGTCTGA
- a CDS encoding TIGR02270 family protein yields MAKRDGRLLRWDIYETHLDEAAFRWSQWEQSLDAPDFTLTDVAELEEQLTAHLDGLVLGGAPVAQRLLEPALTSEDPERIVAAALALLGSAGPAGPSALLASLPEAEEAVLTSLQRAFELHCPPDLGAGLSSLLKQGDTRPELQALALDTLGAHRLADAPLCQPFVAHPNPAVAAAALRAASHSGVPIEPTAIQRALESNAPRLRDAAIVAGLRAGHRSAWAACQAAAEPQGRGGRLPLLALALNGDERDMKVLLGLLSVEPRRPDVLWALGFSGRLAAAEACLEWMRDTSTAPLAGEAFSAITGLHLEGPFVRPPEEAEAEEPAPMEDEDLDADLKPKPEDALPIPDAAQVAAWWKENRPRFDARQRYLAGQPLTPQTLLDALTAAPMRRRHALALELAFRSRGAIHVPTRRWVSTQLQAWTEARSAPASSYSRPFAEGLRG; encoded by the coding sequence ATGGCCAAACGTGATGGGCGGTTGTTGCGTTGGGATATCTACGAGACGCACCTCGACGAGGCCGCGTTCCGGTGGAGCCAGTGGGAGCAGTCCCTCGACGCTCCCGATTTCACCCTGACCGATGTCGCGGAGCTGGAGGAGCAGCTCACGGCCCATCTGGACGGGCTGGTGCTCGGAGGAGCGCCGGTGGCCCAGCGGCTCCTCGAGCCCGCGCTCACGTCTGAAGACCCGGAGCGCATTGTCGCGGCCGCCCTGGCGCTCCTGGGGAGCGCTGGGCCGGCAGGGCCCTCCGCCCTCCTGGCCTCGCTTCCCGAGGCGGAGGAAGCCGTCCTCACGTCGCTCCAGCGCGCCTTCGAGCTCCATTGTCCGCCCGACCTCGGCGCAGGATTGTCGTCCCTGCTGAAGCAGGGCGACACCCGCCCCGAGCTCCAGGCGCTCGCCCTGGACACGCTTGGCGCCCATCGCCTCGCCGATGCGCCGCTGTGCCAGCCATTCGTCGCGCATCCGAATCCCGCTGTCGCCGCCGCGGCGCTGCGAGCCGCCAGCCACAGTGGGGTTCCGATTGAGCCCACTGCGATTCAACGCGCCCTGGAGTCCAATGCACCGCGGCTTCGGGACGCCGCCATCGTCGCGGGCCTTCGGGCCGGGCACCGGAGCGCATGGGCCGCCTGCCAGGCCGCCGCGGAGCCCCAAGGACGTGGAGGCCGCCTGCCCCTGCTCGCGCTGGCCCTGAATGGCGACGAGCGGGACATGAAGGTCCTGCTGGGGCTGCTCTCCGTGGAGCCGCGCCGGCCCGATGTCCTGTGGGCGCTTGGATTCTCTGGGCGCCTGGCCGCCGCTGAGGCCTGTCTGGAGTGGATGCGGGACACGTCCACGGCGCCGCTCGCGGGTGAGGCCTTCAGCGCCATCACGGGGCTCCACCTCGAGGGCCCCTTCGTCAGGCCCCCGGAAGAAGCGGAGGCCGAGGAGCCCGCGCCCATGGAGGACGAGGACCTGGACGCGGACCTCAAGCCGAAGCCCGAGGACGCGCTGCCCATCCCTGACGCGGCGCAGGTCGCTGCCTGGTGGAAGGAGAACCGCCCCCGGTTCGACGCCAGACAGCGGTACCTCGCCGGCCAGCCCCTGACGCCGCAGACCCTCCTCGACGCGCTCACGGCGGCCCCCATGCGCAGGCGGCACGCCCTGGCCCTGGAGCTGGCGTTCCGCAGCCGGGGCGCCATTCACGTGCCGACTCGGCGATGGGTCTCCACGCAACTCCAGGCCTGGACGGAGGCGCGCTCGGCGCCGGCCTCGTCGTACAGCCGCCCGTTCGCGGAGGGGCTGCGCGGTTAA
- a CDS encoding beta-ketoacyl synthase N-terminal-like domain-containing protein, which yields MDVARALASRLQAEARFIPSLKAMQLFQEERGGTIHALEEAMKSLQARRCDQALVLACDSLVSPERLAAQLDERRLKTPDHPVGYMPGEGAVALLLERRDAARERAQPPIAYLFKPATAQEPHCRDAKAPPVGRALEEVLALALSQAAATSLPEGSLYLDLNGEEFRAREWGQTLLRARATCRVDEWRAVIPALSFGELGAVSPLVSVCLATRAFARGYGRGSHALILVAGDDGHRAGLLLERGPSFRSPLMMIAGGAQ from the coding sequence ATGGACGTCGCACGGGCCCTGGCGTCGAGGCTCCAAGCCGAAGCCCGCTTCATCCCCTCGCTGAAAGCCATGCAGCTCTTCCAGGAAGAACGCGGAGGAACCATTCACGCGCTTGAGGAAGCAATGAAGTCGCTCCAGGCGCGACGGTGCGACCAGGCCCTGGTGCTGGCTTGCGATTCGCTCGTGTCTCCGGAGCGCCTTGCGGCTCAGCTTGATGAGCGCCGCCTCAAGACACCCGATCATCCGGTTGGATACATGCCGGGGGAAGGCGCCGTGGCCTTGCTGCTGGAGCGTCGGGACGCAGCTCGGGAGCGAGCACAGCCCCCAATCGCCTACCTCTTCAAGCCGGCAACAGCCCAGGAGCCCCACTGTCGTGATGCGAAGGCTCCACCCGTAGGCCGCGCACTGGAGGAGGTGCTCGCGTTGGCCCTTTCGCAGGCAGCGGCCACGTCGCTTCCCGAGGGAAGCCTCTACCTGGACCTCAACGGAGAGGAATTCCGCGCGCGCGAATGGGGCCAGACGCTGCTTCGGGCGCGGGCTACATGCCGCGTCGATGAATGGCGGGCTGTCATACCCGCCCTGAGCTTTGGCGAACTGGGGGCCGTATCCCCCCTTGTTTCAGTTTGCCTCGCCACGCGGGCCTTTGCCCGCGGCTATGGACGCGGAAGCCATGCATTGATTCTGGTGGCCGGTGATGACGGCCATCGAGCCGGCCTGCTGCTCGAACGAGGCCCCTCGTTCCGGAGTCCGCTGATGATGATTGCAGGAGGAGCGCAATGA
- a CDS encoding AHH domain-containing protein: MSLAKHIAKTRKREVVTERVNGFQTNCTTGFKRTGYWEAHHIVCVSSVGKRKVDYPKSPPELADYLEACLWVTPWDINAAHNLIGLPSNRQYRDSNGESPEDLPSHQVDHNTRGGYTEEVSKYLMENVWCSLTEKKEVHDVDIATLKAELESASSMFRERLESRGARNGGTKFCWKNRHEEGFARKWYYPFSMGKKPSHRSPGVSYSLLDSIFKKIKLPF; the protein is encoded by the coding sequence ATGAGCCTTGCGAAACACATCGCGAAGACGCGCAAGAGGGAAGTCGTCACGGAGCGGGTGAACGGCTTTCAAACCAACTGCACCACGGGCTTCAAGAGGACAGGATACTGGGAGGCACACCACATCGTGTGTGTATCCTCCGTCGGCAAACGAAAGGTGGACTACCCCAAGTCCCCACCAGAGCTCGCTGACTACCTGGAAGCCTGCCTGTGGGTGACGCCGTGGGACATCAACGCAGCTCACAACCTCATCGGACTTCCATCGAATCGCCAGTACCGCGACTCCAATGGAGAGAGTCCAGAGGACCTTCCTTCCCATCAGGTCGACCACAACACCCGGGGCGGATATACAGAAGAGGTATCAAAGTACCTCATGGAGAACGTCTGGTGCTCGCTCACCGAGAAGAAGGAAGTTCATGATGTCGATATCGCAACATTGAAGGCGGAGCTTGAAAGCGCCAGCAGCATGTTCCGTGAACGCCTGGAGTCGCGAGGTGCGCGAAATGGGGGCACGAAGTTCTGCTGGAAGAACCGACATGAGGAGGGATTCGCACGGAAGTGGTACTACCCCTTCTCGATGGGAAAGAAGCCCAGCCACCGTTCTCCTGGCGTTTCGTATTCCCTCCTGGATTCCATCTTCAAGAAGATCAAACTACCTTTCTGA
- a CDS encoding imm11 family protein, producing the protein MPVVWEWDVGERFCVLDGVQNVPNEYQLSKGISRALGFPADANFAMSARHRKYVALADNISNMNRALVVSRRLKEVVEAKHPRDVEFLPVSILDHKQKVASSDYFIINPFKVVDCIDKDKSKYRWNNIDPEKMSSCTRLVLKPDAIDPELLLFRPRHLEYYVLVHPDLAEALEGEGFTGLSFTPLDEFES; encoded by the coding sequence ATGCCTGTCGTCTGGGAGTGGGATGTAGGCGAGCGTTTCTGTGTCCTGGATGGCGTCCAGAATGTCCCGAACGAGTATCAGCTCAGCAAGGGCATCAGCCGTGCCCTGGGCTTTCCGGCCGATGCGAACTTCGCCATGTCCGCCAGGCACCGGAAGTACGTCGCCCTGGCAGACAACATCAGCAATATGAACCGGGCGCTGGTCGTCTCCCGCCGGCTGAAGGAAGTGGTCGAGGCGAAGCATCCACGCGATGTCGAGTTCCTCCCTGTTTCGATTCTCGACCACAAGCAGAAGGTGGCCAGCAGCGATTACTTCATCATCAACCCATTCAAGGTCGTCGACTGCATCGACAAGGACAAATCCAAGTACCGGTGGAACAACATTGATCCGGAAAAGATGAGTTCCTGCACCAGGCTCGTTCTCAAACCGGATGCAATCGATCCCGAACTGCTCCTGTTCCGGCCCCGGCACCTCGAATACTACGTCCTGGTTCATCCAGACCTGGCCGAGGCGCTGGAGGGGGAGGGCTTCACGGGCCTCAGCTTCACGCCGCTCGACGAGTTCGAGTCCTGA
- a CDS encoding Imm49 family immunity protein: MSLHALQQRIKEELQEHLAVIANGRPAAEQGPVYEEVEQCFQATACCALLVAADRSNFQKHLCWAALARRDFLRRSQEEGTPSDFRCARSRSEAFFCALAAGDIALAIEIGDLSPATWRPDGEYKDDFAYQYFLHQHLKRAEPGYREAVLQQLEEAVPGADPSRFDVCRALHQGAREAFESALEALIDRHSLEMDGLRPQSGDVPTFEPRSRVFIEGLALLRIASEMGLHSEARTYRLCPWTVREGALETRPDDIFAEMAHLSGRRRSSAR; this comes from the coding sequence ATGAGCCTGCATGCCCTGCAACAGCGCATCAAGGAAGAACTCCAGGAGCATCTGGCTGTCATTGCCAACGGCCGCCCCGCGGCGGAGCAGGGGCCCGTCTATGAGGAGGTGGAGCAGTGCTTCCAGGCGACGGCCTGCTGCGCCTTGCTCGTGGCCGCGGACAGGTCGAACTTCCAGAAGCACCTGTGCTGGGCTGCGCTGGCTCGAAGGGACTTCCTGCGTCGCAGCCAAGAAGAGGGGACTCCGAGCGACTTTCGCTGCGCCAGGAGCCGGAGCGAGGCCTTCTTCTGCGCGCTGGCCGCGGGCGACATCGCGCTCGCCATCGAGATCGGCGACCTGTCTCCCGCGACCTGGAGGCCGGATGGGGAGTACAAAGACGACTTCGCGTACCAGTACTTCCTCCATCAGCACCTGAAGCGCGCGGAGCCAGGATATCGAGAGGCCGTTCTCCAGCAGCTTGAGGAAGCCGTCCCAGGAGCCGACCCCAGCCGCTTCGACGTGTGCCGTGCGCTGCACCAGGGAGCTCGAGAGGCGTTCGAGTCGGCCCTGGAGGCGCTCATCGACCGGCACAGCCTGGAAATGGACGGCTTGCGGCCACAATCAGGGGATGTCCCGACATTTGAACCACGAAGCCGCGTCTTCATTGAAGGGCTGGCACTGCTCCGCATCGCGAGCGAAATGGGACTTCACTCCGAAGCCCGCACCTATCGGCTATGCCCATGGACGGTGCGCGAGGGCGCCTTGGAGACCAGACCGGACGACATCTTCGCGGAGATGGCGCACCTGAGTGGACGGCGCCGGTCCTCCGCCCGCTGA
- a CDS encoding imm11 family protein → MNYFLIETLGDINDSSLCLIDSEPEGMGLESYYLSVGKKAAPFFPENAKLQMSDAYPGIVTGSLIGNIKRFLLVDAKTREIFARLCPGVEIEYLPFTLYNHKGRIHSRDYGFVNPVGAVDCLDFTESQIEYLGRDIVRIEERVLDPRKLRHAPDLFRIERDAQRYVISERMVDALEASDPTNILVTELAQSGQR, encoded by the coding sequence ATGAACTACTTCTTGATCGAGACCTTGGGTGACATCAACGACAGTTCGCTCTGCCTGATCGACAGTGAGCCGGAAGGCATGGGGCTGGAGAGCTATTACCTGTCCGTGGGTAAGAAAGCTGCCCCATTCTTCCCAGAGAATGCCAAGCTCCAAATGAGCGATGCTTATCCAGGCATCGTTACTGGCTCGCTGATTGGCAACATCAAGCGCTTCCTGCTTGTCGATGCGAAGACTCGCGAAATATTTGCGCGGCTTTGTCCGGGAGTGGAGATCGAATACCTGCCCTTTACCCTCTATAACCACAAGGGCCGCATTCACTCTCGCGACTATGGGTTCGTCAACCCGGTTGGCGCGGTCGACTGCTTGGACTTCACTGAGAGCCAGATTGAATACCTGGGGCGGGACATCGTGCGGATTGAAGAGCGAGTGCTGGACCCACGGAAACTGAGGCACGCGCCGGACCTTTTCCGCATTGAGCGGGACGCGCAGAGATACGTAATCAGTGAACGCATGGTAGACGCACTCGAAGCATCGGACCCCACCAATATCCTGGTGACGGAGTTGGCGCAGTCTGGTCAACGATGA
- a CDS encoding CinA family protein, with amino-acid sequence MKEASLEDLARQALERCRAAGVRLALVEACTGGLLGATLTEVPGASAVVERGFIPYSYESKVEQLGVPLASLQAHGSVSAEAVEAMAHGALARSTADWVLVETGIAGPGGGTPQKPVGLAYLAVLRRGGEATVERHVFTGDRSEVRRAIVGRVLALLVERLEVA; translated from the coding sequence ATGAAGGAAGCATCCCTGGAGGACCTGGCGCGGCAGGCGCTGGAGCGTTGTCGCGCCGCGGGCGTTCGCCTGGCGCTGGTGGAGGCCTGCACGGGCGGTCTGCTGGGCGCGACGTTGACGGAGGTCCCAGGCGCTTCCGCCGTCGTCGAGCGTGGCTTCATCCCCTACTCATACGAGTCCAAGGTGGAGCAGCTCGGTGTCCCGCTGGCGTCGTTGCAGGCGCACGGCTCGGTCAGCGCGGAGGCGGTGGAGGCCATGGCCCATGGCGCGCTGGCGCGCTCCACGGCGGACTGGGTGCTGGTGGAGACGGGCATCGCGGGGCCCGGAGGCGGCACGCCGCAGAAGCCCGTGGGGCTGGCCTACCTCGCGGTGCTCCGCCGGGGTGGAGAGGCCACGGTGGAGCGGCATGTCTTCACCGGGGACAGGAGCGAGGTCCGGCGCGCCATCGTGGGCCGGGTGCTGGCGCTGCTGGTGGAGCGGCTGGAGGTGGCTTGA
- a CDS encoding penicillin-binding transpeptidase domain-containing protein, protein MSRRAWKVGVLALVAAFLTACASRQTPTVPDKVASPEAAGPVADGPVAEAEAYLHAWAAGDFAAMRRAALNPPAHFEAMHRQFRDGLRIASSQFELGPFQRDGDATVATYRAAHLLRGLGEWEVEGTLRFVRHQGPWRLQWTPAVLHPEARDGDRFSRTRTAPQRADILDARGALLTPQGEVITIGVDPSRVRNMADVAAALQFQTGVSTARFDAAMRAPGAATSRFVPIVDLPPEHYQQVRPALAPVPGIFFRRKSARTSADGFASHTLGRVGEVTAELLPQMGPTYLPGDLVGLSGLERAYEVQLAGSPSGDVLLMRAWGETQVLFHFEGEPGAPLSTTLRREVQAAAEAALEGVTHPAALVAVDSATGAILAVASRPLSQPLHRALTGRYPPGSTFKVVTTEALLAQGMRVDSPVACPPTAMVRSKSFRNFEGESLGDTTLRQVFAHSCNTAFVTLATGLGGDALSAAARRFGFDVPYAPGLTSAGASFPAPADAIELAAAAIGQGRVLATPLHMASVAAAAETGEWRAPFLVEGLDGGPSSPLSDGVRAPLTTLMRAVVTEGSGKAGRSVPGLAGKTGTAEFGTVAPLPTHAWFIGFRKGVGFAVLVEGGGVGGRVAAPIAAKFAGAL, encoded by the coding sequence GTGTCCCGGCGAGCGTGGAAGGTTGGAGTCCTGGCCCTGGTGGCCGCGTTCCTGACGGCCTGTGCGTCCAGACAGACGCCGACGGTCCCCGACAAGGTCGCGAGCCCGGAGGCCGCGGGCCCGGTCGCCGACGGCCCGGTCGCCGAGGCCGAGGCCTATCTACACGCCTGGGCCGCGGGGGACTTCGCCGCCATGCGGCGCGCCGCCCTCAACCCGCCCGCGCACTTCGAGGCGATGCACCGGCAGTTCCGCGACGGGCTGCGCATCGCCTCCTCCCAGTTCGAGCTCGGCCCCTTCCAGCGCGATGGCGACGCCACCGTGGCCACCTACCGCGCCGCGCATCTGCTGCGAGGGCTCGGGGAATGGGAGGTGGAGGGGACGCTGCGCTTCGTCCGCCACCAGGGCCCCTGGCGCCTCCAGTGGACCCCCGCCGTCCTCCACCCCGAGGCCCGCGACGGGGACCGGTTCTCCCGCACCCGCACGGCCCCCCAGCGCGCGGACATCCTCGACGCGCGCGGGGCGCTGCTCACCCCACAAGGCGAGGTCATCACCATCGGCGTCGACCCCTCCCGCGTGCGGAACATGGCGGACGTGGCGGCGGCGCTCCAGTTCCAGACCGGTGTGAGCACCGCGCGGTTCGACGCGGCGATGCGCGCGCCGGGCGCGGCGACGAGCCGCTTCGTGCCCATCGTCGACCTGCCCCCCGAGCACTACCAGCAGGTGCGCCCCGCGCTGGCCCCCGTGCCCGGCATCTTCTTCCGCCGCAAGAGCGCGCGGACCTCGGCCGACGGCTTCGCGTCCCACACCCTGGGCCGCGTGGGCGAGGTGACGGCGGAGCTGCTTCCCCAAATGGGCCCCACCTACCTGCCGGGCGACCTCGTGGGCCTCTCCGGCCTGGAGCGGGCCTACGAGGTCCAGCTCGCGGGGAGCCCCTCCGGCGACGTCCTGCTCATGCGCGCATGGGGCGAGACACAGGTCCTCTTCCACTTCGAGGGCGAGCCCGGCGCGCCCCTGTCCACCACGCTGCGCCGCGAGGTCCAGGCCGCCGCGGAGGCCGCGCTCGAAGGCGTGACCCACCCCGCCGCCCTCGTCGCCGTGGACAGCGCCACGGGCGCCATCCTCGCCGTCGCCAGCCGGCCGCTCTCCCAGCCGCTGCACCGCGCCCTCACGGGCCGCTATCCGCCTGGGTCCACCTTCAAGGTCGTCACCACGGAGGCGCTGCTCGCCCAGGGCATGCGCGTGGACTCCCCTGTCGCCTGCCCTCCCACGGCGATGGTGCGCAGCAAGTCCTTCCGGAACTTCGAAGGTGAATCCCTGGGAGACACCACGCTGCGGCAGGTGTTCGCCCACTCGTGCAACACCGCGTTCGTGACGCTCGCGACGGGGCTTGGCGGTGACGCCCTGAGCGCCGCGGCCCGGCGCTTCGGCTTCGATGTGCCCTACGCCCCCGGGCTCACCTCCGCGGGCGCGTCGTTCCCCGCGCCCGCCGATGCCATCGAGCTGGCGGCCGCCGCCATCGGACAGGGGCGCGTGCTCGCCACGCCCCTGCACATGGCCTCGGTCGCCGCGGCGGCGGAGACCGGAGAATGGCGCGCCCCCTTTCTCGTGGAGGGGCTCGACGGCGGACCGAGCAGCCCGCTCTCGGACGGCGTCCGGGCGCCGCTCACCACGCTGATGCGCGCCGTCGTCACGGAAGGCTCCGGCAAGGCAGGCCGGAGTGTGCCTGGGCTCGCCGGCAAGACGGGCACCGCCGAGTTCGGCACCGTGGCGCCCCTGCCCACCCACGCGTGGTTCATCGGGTTCCGCAAGGGCGTGGGCTTCGCCGTCCTGGTGGAAGGCGGCGGCGTGGGCGGGCGGGTCGCCGCGCCCATCGCCGCGAAGTTCGCTGGCGCGCTGTAA